In one Fodinicola acaciae genomic region, the following are encoded:
- a CDS encoding nuclear transport factor 2 family protein, with translation MSACDVLARYHQAMIDKSADDLADLYAPDAVHVFPFAAPTFEPVLRGREAVRSAYHAAWDASPVTLDSIEPVVTYEVSDDVVVGEFVGHGSVDGRPVTVRGVLAITVANGLIAETRDYMDFFGTMREIGRLKDIVAALQ, from the coding sequence GTGTCCGCATGTGACGTCCTGGCCAGATACCACCAGGCGATGATCGACAAGTCCGCCGACGACCTCGCCGATCTCTATGCGCCGGACGCCGTCCACGTCTTCCCGTTCGCCGCACCGACCTTCGAGCCGGTGTTGCGTGGCCGTGAGGCAGTGCGATCCGCGTATCACGCGGCCTGGGACGCCTCGCCGGTCACGCTGGACTCGATCGAACCGGTGGTGACTTACGAGGTGAGCGATGACGTGGTCGTCGGTGAGTTCGTCGGCCACGGCAGCGTCGACGGCCGGCCGGTCACCGTACGCGGAGTCCTCGCGATCACAGTGGCCAACGGTCTCATTGCCGAGACCCGCGACTACATGGATTTCTTCGGCACCATGCGAGAAATCGGCCGCCTCAAGGACATCGTCGCCGCACTCCAGTAG
- a CDS encoding SDR family oxidoreductase — translation MSVITTTATAIVTGGARGIGRAIAERLGAGGANVIVNYRTNSAAAETVVSAVENTGGKATAVQANVASVSEVRLLFDTAAEVYGAPSIVVHNAGITRFSAIADTNDEDYRDVFDTNTRSTFAILREAAGRVVDGGRIVVISSGAAAIPRANAGVYAASKAAADQLVRVAAKELASRNITVNSVRPGPTRTEAVAAGLTPERAAAVVADIPLGRLAEPADIADVVAFLASDDGRWITGQTIHAGGGMF, via the coding sequence ATGTCCGTAATCACCACCACAGCCACCGCGATCGTCACCGGTGGCGCCAGAGGCATCGGTCGCGCGATCGCCGAGCGGCTCGGCGCCGGCGGCGCGAACGTGATCGTCAACTACCGCACCAATTCCGCCGCCGCCGAGACAGTCGTGTCCGCGGTCGAAAACACCGGAGGAAAGGCGACGGCCGTCCAGGCCAACGTCGCGAGCGTCAGCGAGGTCCGGCTGCTGTTCGACACTGCCGCCGAGGTCTACGGCGCGCCGTCGATCGTGGTGCACAACGCTGGGATCACGCGGTTTTCCGCCATTGCCGACACCAACGACGAGGACTACCGGGACGTGTTCGATACCAATACGCGATCAACGTTCGCCATCCTTCGCGAGGCCGCCGGCCGAGTGGTCGACGGCGGCCGGATCGTCGTGATCTCCAGCGGCGCCGCGGCGATCCCGCGCGCGAACGCCGGCGTGTACGCGGCGAGCAAAGCCGCCGCCGATCAGCTCGTCAGAGTGGCCGCCAAGGAGCTGGCATCGCGAAACATCACCGTCAACAGCGTGCGGCCGGGACCGACGCGTACGGAGGCGGTCGCGGCAGGTCTGACCCCGGAACGTGCCGCGGCGGTCGTGGCCGACATCCCGCTCGGCCGGCTTGCCGAGCCCGCCGACATCGCCGACGTCGTCGCGTTTCTCGCCTCTGACGACGGCCGCTGGATCACCGGCCAGACCATCCACGCCGGTGGCGGCATGTTCTGA
- a CDS encoding MarR family winged helix-turn-helix transcriptional regulator: MADHLDFILRQWAAQRPDLDVSPMAIIGRLKRLSLIVDGELKRTFAAHDLDRSSFDVLATLRRSPEPHSLTPAELMESAMVTSGAITQRLDRLEKRGLVARRPSELDGRSVRVTLTAAGRKLVDRTLPDHLATEHRLLSALDAAERAALADTLRKILESLGDRAAG, from the coding sequence GTGGCTGATCACCTGGACTTCATCCTGCGGCAGTGGGCGGCACAGCGCCCTGACCTCGACGTCTCCCCCATGGCGATCATCGGACGGCTCAAGCGGCTCTCGCTGATCGTCGACGGCGAGCTGAAGCGCACCTTCGCGGCGCACGACCTGGACCGCTCGTCCTTCGACGTGCTCGCGACGCTGCGGCGCAGTCCGGAGCCGCACAGCCTCACGCCGGCCGAGCTGATGGAGTCGGCGATGGTCACCTCCGGCGCCATCACCCAGCGGCTCGACCGGCTGGAGAAGCGTGGCCTGGTCGCGCGGCGGCCGAGCGAGCTCGACGGTCGGAGCGTACGCGTCACACTCACCGCCGCCGGACGGAAGCTGGTCGACAGGACCCTCCCCGACCACCTCGCGACCGAGCACCGCCTGCTGTCCGCGCTGGATGCCGCCGAGCGAGCCGCTTTGGCCGACACACTGCGAAAGATCCTGGAGTCACTCGGAGACCGCGCGGCCGGCTAG
- a CDS encoding DinB family protein, with protein MTGIAADLRRYLQDSRDRMVASLDGLSEYDIRRPMTPTATNLLGLVKHLAGIELGYLGDSVGRPAPVRLAWVEDGSIWDDADMWATAEQTRAEIVDLYRTAWRHTDESIAELGLDAPAEVAWWPEGRRRTTLGSLLVRVVTETAQHAGHADILRETIDAEHHADATPSAHYDRVHAAATSHR; from the coding sequence ATGACTGGCATAGCCGCCGACCTGCGGCGATATCTGCAGGACTCGCGTGACCGGATGGTGGCCTCGCTGGACGGCCTGTCCGAATACGACATACGCCGGCCGATGACGCCCACTGCCACCAACCTGCTCGGCTTGGTCAAGCACCTGGCCGGCATCGAGCTGGGCTACCTCGGCGACTCCGTCGGTCGGCCGGCGCCGGTGCGGCTGGCGTGGGTCGAGGACGGCTCGATCTGGGACGACGCCGACATGTGGGCCACGGCCGAGCAGACGCGTGCGGAGATCGTCGACCTCTACCGGACCGCGTGGCGGCACACCGACGAGTCGATCGCCGAGCTCGGTCTAGATGCTCCGGCGGAGGTGGCGTGGTGGCCGGAGGGGCGCCGTCGTACGACGCTCGGATCGTTGCTCGTACGCGTCGTCACCGAGACCGCTCAGCACGCAGGTCACGCCGACATCCTCCGCGAGACGATCGACGCCGAGCACCACGCCGACGCGACACCGAGCGCGCATTACGACCGCGTCCACGCGGCAGCCACCAGCCACCGATGA
- a CDS encoding TetR/AcrR family transcriptional regulator has protein sequence MAPRSYQKRRRAEAEEETRRRILDAVYQQLREKPAEPVSVERVAGAAGVSRSTVYLVFGSRAGLFDAVGDDLRGRGGFNRMPADGEADARTSLLESVRASVSIFAEHRDVLRALYSMSQLDGDAVGGAIERMAADRAAGMAWHAQRLADQDVLRAGLSVADAAHLLWAVTGFEFFDQLYAGRGLPADAVAELMVAAVEHLVL, from the coding sequence ATGGCCCCGCGCAGCTACCAGAAGCGCCGGCGTGCCGAGGCGGAGGAGGAGACGCGGCGCCGCATCCTGGACGCGGTTTACCAGCAGCTACGCGAAAAGCCGGCGGAGCCGGTGAGCGTCGAGCGAGTGGCTGGCGCTGCCGGCGTGTCCCGTTCGACGGTCTATCTCGTCTTCGGGTCTCGAGCCGGCTTGTTCGACGCCGTTGGCGACGACCTGCGCGGGCGTGGCGGGTTCAACCGTATGCCTGCCGATGGCGAGGCCGATGCGCGTACGAGCCTTCTCGAGTCGGTCCGTGCGTCCGTGTCGATTTTCGCCGAGCACCGGGACGTGCTGCGAGCGCTGTATTCGATGTCGCAGCTCGATGGTGACGCGGTTGGCGGCGCCATCGAGCGCATGGCCGCGGATCGCGCCGCCGGCATGGCCTGGCACGCGCAGAGGCTGGCGGACCAGGATGTCCTGCGCGCGGGTCTGTCGGTCGCGGACGCGGCTCATCTGCTGTGGGCCGTGACCGGCTTCGAGTTCTTCGACCAGCTCTACGCCGGCCGCGGCCTGCCGGCGGACGCGGTAGCTGAGCTGATGGTCGCGGCCGTCGAGCACCTGGTGCTCTAG
- a CDS encoding TetR/AcrR family transcriptional regulator, which produces MWESRAERRRQTEERILAEARRIFAERGYDRTTIRAVAAAAGIDPGLVMQYFGSKQGLFQQAVELPEIEPLTGDLAQVTEDLLGRIGMKIGPIPEASLAMMRSMLTHPEAAERARATLDGQVEQIAATIDADDPRLRAALMLVTMLGVTIGVQLIDLTALRDVPADRISEVLRPAFQALAQMPIDRP; this is translated from the coding sequence GTGTGGGAATCCAGGGCCGAACGCCGGCGACAGACCGAGGAGCGCATCCTCGCCGAGGCGCGACGGATCTTCGCCGAACGCGGCTACGACCGTACGACGATCCGCGCCGTCGCCGCCGCGGCCGGCATCGATCCTGGGCTGGTGATGCAGTATTTCGGTTCCAAACAAGGCCTTTTCCAGCAGGCGGTGGAGCTGCCGGAGATCGAGCCACTGACCGGTGACCTGGCCCAGGTGACCGAGGACCTGCTCGGCCGGATCGGCATGAAGATCGGGCCGATCCCGGAGGCGTCACTGGCGATGATGCGGTCGATGCTCACCCATCCGGAGGCCGCCGAGCGTGCTCGCGCGACGCTGGACGGCCAGGTCGAGCAGATCGCCGCGACCATCGACGCCGACGATCCGCGGCTGCGTGCCGCGCTCATGCTGGTGACCATGCTCGGCGTGACCATCGGCGTCCAGCTGATCGACCTGACCGCACTCCGCGACGTGCCCGCGGACCGGATCTCCGAGGTGCTCCGGCCGGCTTTCCAGGCCCTGGCGCAGATGCCCATCGACCGGCCGTAG
- a CDS encoding ArsR/SmtB family transcription factor, with amino-acid sequence MRDLDDLDAVFGALAHPARRHVIQVLYARGGEMSAGDLAARFAHAWPTTTRHLHVLADAGLLVVRKAGRERRYALDRSRIAQVVGLWLGSLDLKVLDQ; translated from the coding sequence CTGCGCGATCTCGACGACCTCGACGCGGTCTTCGGCGCGCTGGCGCATCCCGCTCGCCGGCACGTCATCCAGGTGCTCTACGCACGTGGCGGCGAGATGTCGGCCGGAGATCTGGCGGCGCGCTTCGCACACGCCTGGCCGACCACGACGCGCCACCTGCACGTCCTCGCCGACGCCGGCCTGCTGGTCGTACGCAAAGCCGGTCGCGAACGCCGCTATGCGCTCGACCGGTCCCGTATCGCCCAGGTCGTGGGGCTGTGGCTGGGAAGTCTCGACCTGAAGGTTCTCGACCAGTGA
- a CDS encoding VOC family protein codes for MAGFASLCMVNLDCANPGQLAEFYSGVLGWDVLHKEDEYAMIGGSDGAPIGFGRVEGYQPPAWPDPASPKRYHLDFYVDDLDEAAKKCVDLGGTIAEHQPGERWRVILDPSGQPFCVCLRQS; via the coding sequence ATGGCCGGTTTCGCCAGCCTCTGCATGGTCAACCTCGACTGTGCCAACCCCGGGCAGCTCGCCGAGTTCTACAGCGGCGTACTGGGCTGGGACGTGCTGCACAAAGAGGACGAGTACGCGATGATCGGCGGCTCCGACGGTGCGCCGATCGGCTTTGGCCGCGTCGAGGGATACCAGCCGCCGGCCTGGCCCGACCCGGCCTCCCCCAAGCGCTATCACCTGGACTTCTACGTGGACGACCTGGACGAGGCGGCGAAGAAGTGCGTCGATCTGGGCGGCACCATCGCCGAACACCAGCCGGGCGAGCGCTGGCGCGTCATCCTCGACCCGTCCGGTCAGCCGTTCTGCGTCTGCCTGCGGCAGAGCTGA
- a CDS encoding EamA family transporter, with protein MLNNRLVLILVTAMAPAVWGSTYLVTTEFLPPDRPLLAAAIRSLPPGLLLILITRQLPKGIWWWRALALGALNIGIFLALLFVAAYRLPGGVAATVMAIQPLIVAGLSTALLGERLTVRTAIAGIAGVVGVSLLVLRSNAHLDVIGVVAAVAGAVTMASGVVLSKRWTSPVPVLAMTGWQLTAGGLLLLPVTFLVEGAPPANLTITNLAAYAYLAIPGAAIAYALWFRGIRALSATSVTFLSLLSPVVATTLGWLVLGQSLSPLQGLGALIVLASMVVVQLRRAPAAKPAEGPQLSPARR; from the coding sequence GTGCTAAACAATCGACTCGTACTCATTCTGGTGACCGCGATGGCTCCAGCGGTCTGGGGGTCGACCTATCTGGTCACCACCGAGTTCCTGCCGCCGGACCGACCGCTGCTGGCGGCCGCCATCCGCTCACTGCCGCCAGGCCTGTTGCTGATCCTGATCACGCGCCAACTACCCAAAGGCATCTGGTGGTGGCGCGCACTCGCGCTCGGCGCGCTCAACATCGGCATCTTCCTCGCGCTGCTGTTCGTGGCCGCCTATCGGCTGCCGGGCGGTGTCGCCGCGACCGTGATGGCCATCCAGCCGCTCATCGTCGCCGGCCTGTCGACCGCGTTGCTCGGCGAGCGGTTGACCGTACGTACGGCCATTGCCGGCATCGCTGGCGTTGTCGGCGTCAGCCTGCTCGTGTTGCGCTCGAACGCGCATCTCGACGTGATCGGCGTGGTCGCGGCGGTCGCTGGCGCGGTCACCATGGCCTCGGGCGTGGTGCTCAGCAAGCGGTGGACCTCGCCGGTGCCGGTGCTCGCGATGACTGGCTGGCAGCTCACCGCCGGCGGACTTCTGCTGCTGCCAGTGACGTTCCTCGTCGAGGGCGCGCCGCCAGCCAACCTGACGATCACCAACCTCGCCGCGTACGCCTATCTGGCGATCCCCGGCGCGGCCATCGCGTACGCGCTGTGGTTTCGCGGCATTCGTGCGCTGTCCGCGACCAGCGTGACGTTCCTGAGCCTGCTCAGTCCAGTGGTCGCGACCACGCTCGGCTGGCTCGTACTCGGACAGTCGCTCAGTCCGCTGCAAGGCCTCGGCGCCCTGATCGTGCTCGCGTCGATGGTCGTCGTGCAGCTCCGTCGCGCTCCGGCCGCGAAGCCGGCGGAGGGGCCTCAGCTCAGCCCGGCGCGCCGATAG
- a CDS encoding extradiol dioxygenase, with protein sequence MNGANMITGLHAIIYSDKADEVRAFFRDTLGCRFADAGGGWLIFAMPPAELAVHPADQSQHELFLMCDDIHATIAELAGKGVACQPVGEQRWGLLSAITLPDGTSLGLYEPRHPLPPRD encoded by the coding sequence GTGAACGGAGCGAACATGATCACCGGCCTGCACGCGATCATCTACAGCGACAAGGCAGACGAGGTGCGCGCGTTCTTCCGTGACACCCTTGGCTGTCGTTTCGCGGACGCCGGCGGTGGCTGGCTGATCTTCGCGATGCCGCCGGCCGAACTCGCCGTACATCCGGCCGACCAGAGCCAGCACGAGCTTTTCCTGATGTGCGACGACATTCACGCCACGATCGCGGAGCTGGCCGGCAAAGGCGTGGCGTGTCAGCCGGTCGGCGAGCAGCGCTGGGGCCTGTTGTCGGCGATCACCTTGCCGGATGGGACGAGCCTCGGCCTGTACGAACCGCGCCACCCACTGCCACCACGCGACTGA